The following proteins are encoded in a genomic region of Nicotiana sylvestris chromosome 4, ASM39365v2, whole genome shotgun sequence:
- the LOC104243025 gene encoding protein CUP-SHAPED COTYLEDON 3-like: protein MWGFIVPFNPINTHHHHPLLLILSNPCFLHLFHTFFTLLLLPFLTLVSVPNLFSFLFSFVYIIFHFLTRYYYHLIPSFIMLSMEEILCELSREDMNNEKGLPPGFRFHPTDEELITFYLASKVFNGTFCGIQIAEVDLNRCEPWELPEVAKMGEREWYFFSLRDRKYPTGLRTNRATGAGYWKATGKDREVYSATNGALLGMKKTLVFYKGRAPKGEKTKWVMHEYRLDGDFSYRYSSKEEWVICRILHKIGEKKNPIYQAAGQNYGYPTSLKTWPSSSFLNTATAAEAAPNPILAETPNPKTTTTTHWQESFQISQNSMQSLHNFYLFHHQENDLMKSLFNPINVSQTNLFPINNSVLSSATSFSTSQSTKKYKEDINKNSSLSSFLVSNSKKNEKHQVPLMQANTTMKTEASFSPYSGCYNDQNPMATNFGMNNSTDWSLVGIEGMHFNGGCTQSQMVLDHMHCPIKIAAESWPLDL from the exons ATGTGGGGTTTCATAGTCCCTTTCAATCCCATTAATACTCATCACCACCACCCCCTCCTCTTAATTCTATCCAATCCTTGTTTTCTCCACTTGTTCCATACTTTCTTTACTCTTCTCTTACTTCCCTTTCTCACTTTGGTTTCAGTGcctaatttgttttcttttcttttctcttttgtatATATAATCTTCCACTTCCTAACCAGGTACTACTATCACTTAATACCATCATTCATCATGTTGTCAATGGAAGAAATATTGTGTGAACTAAGTAGAGAAGACATGAATAATGAGAAAGGTCTACCACCTGGTTTTAGGTTTCATCCTactgatgaagagcttatcactTTCTACCTTGCCTCTAAGGTTTTTAACGGCACCTTTTGTGGTATTCAGATTGCTGAAGTTGATCTCAACAGATGTGAGCCCTGGGAACTTCCAg AAGTGGCAAAGATGGGGGAAAGAGAATGGTATTTCTTTAGCTTAAGGGACAGAAAATACCCAACCGGACTAAGAACAAACCGGGCAACAGGAGCTGGTTATTGGAAAGCTACAGGAAAAGATAGAGAAGTGTACAGTGCAACAAATGGAGCACTCCTTGGGATGAAGAAAACATTGGTTTTTTACAAAGGAAGAGCACCAAAGGGTGAGAAAACCAAATGGGTTATGCACGAATATCGTCTTGACGGCGATTTTTCCTACCGTTACTCTTCTAAG GAGGAATGGGTGATATGCAGAATACTACACAAAATAGGGGAGAAGAAAAATCCAATATACCAAGCTGCAGGACAAAACTATGGCTACCCTACAAGCTTGAAAACATGGCCATCATCATCTTTTcttaacacagcaacagcagcagaAGCAGCTCCAAATCCTATATTGGCTGAAACACCAAATCCAAAAACCACAACAACTACACATTGGCAAGAATCATTCCAAATATCACAAAACTCAATGCAATCACTGCACAACTTTTATCTATTTCACCACCAAGAAAACGACCttatgaaatccctcttcaatcccatTAATGTTTCCCAAACAAACCTCTTCCCAATAAATAATAGTGTCCTTTCTTCTGCTACCTCCTTTTCTACATCCCAAAGCACAAAAAAATACAAAGAAGACATAAACAAAAACTCTTCACTATCATCTTTCCTCGTTAGcaattcaaagaaaaatgaaaaacatcAAGTCCCACTCATGCAGGCTAACACAACAATGAAAACAGAAGCCAGTTTTTCACCATATTCTGGTTGTTACAATGATCAAAACCCTATGGCTACGAATTTTGGTATGAATAATTCAACAGATTGGAGTTTAGTAGGCATAGAAGGGATGCATTTTAATGGTGGATGTACTCAGTCTCAGATGGTGTTGGATCACATGCATTGTCCCATCAAAATAGCTGCAGAATCTTGGCCTCTTgatctctaa